From Streptomyces sp. Edi4, one genomic window encodes:
- a CDS encoding acyl-CoA synthetase → MEYNLADLFESVVDVVPDREALVYVDHPGTGAERRLTYRQLDRAANRLAHHLIDAGLTPGEHLGLHLYNGIEYLQTVLAALKARLVPVNVNYRYVQDELAYLYRDADLAALVFDAEFTERVAGALTGAGKLRHLIRVGQAPEGAPPLAVTAFNQAEAEGSPERGFAPRSGDDLFIIYTGGTTGMPKGVMWRQEDLFFAGLFGGDPAGEPVKRPEELAERVAGGGAGLTFFPAPPLMHGTSTLTSFIAFNYGQRVVIHRKYVPHEVLRTIEKEKVSSVSLVGDAMLRPLVDALRGPLRGTDLSSLFSVSSSGAIMSETVRAQFQELVPNVLLLNNFGSSESGSNGKATDDSGPEKGFRLEVNERTRVVDPVTHEPVPVGEPGRLAQRGHVPLGYYNDPAKTAETFFQKGQERWVLLGDMATVDESGIVTVLGRGSQCINTGGEKVYPEEVEQALKSHPDVYDALVAGVPDATWGSHVAAVVQLRDGADEPTLADIQAHCRTRIAGYKVPRRLVIAPCIQRSPSGKADYRWARAVAARADAD, encoded by the coding sequence GTGGAGTACAACCTTGCCGACCTGTTCGAGTCCGTCGTCGACGTGGTACCGGACCGCGAAGCACTCGTGTACGTCGATCATCCCGGCACCGGCGCCGAGCGCCGCCTGACCTACCGTCAGCTGGACCGGGCGGCGAACCGCCTCGCCCACCACCTGATCGACGCCGGACTCACCCCCGGCGAACACCTGGGCCTGCACCTCTACAACGGCATCGAATACCTCCAGACGGTCCTCGCCGCCCTCAAGGCGCGCCTGGTTCCGGTCAACGTCAACTACCGCTACGTGCAAGATGAGTTGGCGTACCTCTACCGGGACGCCGACCTGGCCGCGCTGGTCTTCGACGCCGAGTTCACCGAGCGGGTGGCGGGCGCGCTGACCGGGGCCGGCAAGCTGCGCCATCTCATCCGGGTGGGGCAGGCTCCCGAGGGGGCGCCGCCCCTCGCGGTCACCGCGTTCAACCAGGCCGAGGCCGAGGGCTCGCCCGAGCGGGGCTTCGCACCGCGCTCCGGCGACGACCTGTTCATCATCTACACCGGCGGAACCACGGGCATGCCCAAGGGGGTGATGTGGCGTCAGGAGGACCTGTTCTTCGCGGGTTTGTTCGGCGGCGACCCTGCGGGCGAGCCGGTGAAGCGGCCCGAGGAACTGGCCGAGCGGGTCGCCGGTGGCGGCGCCGGACTGACCTTCTTCCCCGCTCCCCCGCTGATGCACGGCACCTCGACGCTCACCTCGTTCATCGCCTTCAACTACGGCCAGCGGGTGGTCATCCACCGCAAGTACGTGCCGCACGAGGTGCTGCGCACCATCGAGAAGGAGAAGGTGTCCAGCGTCTCCCTGGTGGGCGACGCGATGCTGCGGCCGCTCGTGGACGCGCTGCGCGGACCGCTCAGGGGCACCGACCTGTCCTCGCTGTTCAGCGTCTCCTCATCCGGGGCCATCATGTCGGAGACAGTGCGCGCGCAGTTCCAGGAGCTGGTGCCGAACGTGCTGCTCCTGAACAACTTCGGGTCGTCCGAATCCGGTTCGAACGGGAAGGCCACGGACGACTCGGGCCCCGAGAAGGGGTTCCGTCTCGAGGTCAACGAGCGTACGCGGGTGGTGGACCCGGTCACCCACGAGCCCGTGCCCGTCGGGGAGCCCGGGCGGCTCGCGCAGCGCGGGCACGTTCCGCTCGGCTACTACAACGATCCGGCGAAGACCGCCGAGACGTTCTTCCAGAAGGGCCAGGAGCGATGGGTGCTCCTCGGCGACATGGCGACCGTGGACGAGAGCGGCATCGTCACGGTGCTGGGGCGCGGCTCGCAGTGCATCAACACAGGGGGCGAGAAGGTCTACCCGGAGGAGGTGGAGCAGGCGCTCAAGTCGCACCCGGATGTCTACGACGCGCTGGTGGCCGGGGTGCCCGACGCGACGTGGGGCAGCCATGTGGCGGCGGTGGTGCAGCTGCGCGACGGCGCGGACGAGCCCACGCTCGCCGACATCCAGGCACACTGCCGCACCAGGATCGCGGGCTACAAGGTGCCGCGCCGGCTGGTGATAGCGCCCTGCATCCAGCGTTCACCCAGCGGCAAGGCGGACTACCGCTGGGCGCGGGCCGTGGCGGCGCGGGCGGACGCCGACTGA
- a CDS encoding alpha/beta hydrolase, which produces MPTFTSHDGTVLSYRVTGAGEPLICLPGGPGRDSTYLGDLGGLPAHRQVVLLDPRGTGASAAPADPATYRCDRQVADVEALRVHLGLDRVDLLGHSAGGNLALLYAARHPDRTGSLILITPGTRAVGIGPDEAEWRSALALREDEPWYETGRAAFEEVWAGRRERSEVWDAIKPFAHGCWDAAAQRHEAAAAAETNPDVAPAYYADGAFDPPATRAALARLDAPVLVLAGGYDFGPTPGAAAELAALLPHAELAVQPGAGHFPWHDDPGAFVRTVAAFLDPGVASVRHTIGLEEGHGVRLAYRVHGERSAPPVVLVHGRGGDSRDWDEIAAHLAASRRVYALDLRGHGLSDWPGGYGFEAFRDDIHGFITELGLTGTDVVAHSMGGAAAALLAQEAAGLIGRLVLEDIPPLLPLDPPRGAVERPEGPLTFDWPLVPAINAQLNAPDPDWHRRFATLATPTLLLAGGPTSHVDQTALVALADVIPGARLVTFDTGHLIHSADPAGFLAAIGEFGIG; this is translated from the coding sequence ATGCCCACCTTCACCAGCCACGACGGGACCGTCCTCTCCTACCGGGTGACCGGCGCGGGCGAGCCGCTGATCTGCCTGCCGGGCGGGCCTGGGCGCGACTCCACCTACCTCGGCGACCTGGGCGGCCTGCCGGCGCACCGGCAGGTGGTACTCCTCGATCCGCGCGGCACGGGGGCCTCGGCGGCGCCGGCCGACCCGGCCACCTACCGCTGCGACCGCCAGGTCGCCGACGTGGAGGCGCTGCGCGTCCACCTCGGTCTCGACCGTGTCGACCTGCTCGGCCACTCCGCGGGCGGGAACCTGGCGCTGCTCTACGCCGCACGTCACCCGGACCGCACCGGCTCGCTCATCTTGATCACCCCCGGCACCCGCGCCGTGGGCATCGGCCCGGACGAGGCCGAGTGGCGCTCCGCCCTCGCGCTGCGCGAGGACGAGCCCTGGTACGAGACGGGCCGCGCGGCCTTCGAAGAGGTGTGGGCCGGGCGGCGCGAAAGGAGCGAGGTGTGGGACGCCATCAAGCCCTTCGCCCACGGCTGCTGGGACGCGGCGGCCCAGCGGCACGAAGCCGCCGCCGCTGCCGAGACCAACCCGGACGTGGCGCCCGCCTACTACGCGGATGGCGCCTTCGACCCGCCGGCGACGCGGGCCGCGCTCGCCCGGCTCGACGCCCCCGTCCTGGTCCTCGCCGGCGGGTACGACTTCGGGCCGACCCCGGGCGCCGCCGCCGAGCTCGCCGCGCTCCTGCCCCACGCCGAACTCGCCGTGCAGCCGGGCGCGGGACACTTCCCCTGGCACGACGACCCCGGAGCCTTCGTCCGTACCGTCGCCGCCTTCCTCGACCCCGGTGTCGCCAGTGTCCGGCACACCATCGGCCTCGAAGAGGGCCATGGCGTCCGGCTCGCCTATCGCGTCCACGGCGAGCGGTCCGCGCCTCCCGTGGTCCTCGTGCACGGCCGGGGCGGCGACAGCCGGGACTGGGACGAGATCGCCGCCCACCTCGCTGCCAGCCGCCGGGTGTACGCCCTCGACCTGCGCGGCCACGGTCTGAGCGACTGGCCGGGCGGCTACGGCTTCGAGGCGTTCCGCGACGACATCCACGGCTTCATCACCGAACTCGGCCTCACCGGCACCGATGTGGTCGCCCACTCCATGGGTGGCGCCGCCGCCGCGCTGCTCGCCCAGGAGGCGGCCGGCCTCATCGGACGGCTCGTCCTGGAGGACATCCCGCCGCTGCTGCCGCTCGACCCGCCGCGCGGAGCCGTCGAACGCCCCGAGGGGCCGCTCACCTTCGACTGGCCCCTCGTGCCGGCGATCAACGCCCAGCTCAACGCTCCCGACCCGGACTGGCACCGGCGATTCGCCACGCTCGCCACTCCGACGCTGCTCCTGGCGGGCGGTCCCACCAGCCACGTCGACCAGACGGCGCTCGTCGCGCTGGCCGATGTCATCCCCGGCGCCCGCCTCGTCACCTTCGACACCGGCCACCTGATCCACTCCGCCGACCCGGCCGGATTCCTGGCCGCGATCGGGGAGTTCGGGATCGGGTGA